One genomic window of Corynebacterium pseudotuberculosis includes the following:
- the acpS gene encoding holo-ACP synthase AcpS produces the protein MFIGTDLVHVPSFAEQLHTPGSAFATKVFSALELRVAATKPDRDAHLAGRWAAKEAFIKAWSQTLYGSAPVISADKVDWREIEIVPDAWGRVAVTLRGEIQRLAQLGQAHISISHDRDYAIAQCLIPGC, from the coding sequence ATGTTTATTGGGACGGATCTTGTCCACGTACCTAGCTTTGCAGAGCAATTGCACACGCCGGGTTCCGCTTTTGCCACCAAGGTCTTCAGCGCGCTTGAATTACGCGTGGCTGCCACAAAGCCAGATAGAGACGCTCACCTTGCGGGGCGATGGGCTGCCAAAGAGGCCTTTATCAAGGCATGGAGCCAAACGCTCTATGGCAGTGCTCCCGTGATAAGCGCGGATAAGGTTGATTGGAGAGAAATTGAAATAGTTCCGGATGCTTGGGGGAGAGTGGCGGTGACTCTCCGTGGGGAAATTCAAAGACTTGCGCAGCTAGGACAGGCACACATCAGTATCAGTCACGATCGCGATTATGCCATCGCACAATGCCTCATCCCAGGATGCTGA
- a CDS encoding TetR/AcrR family transcriptional regulator, which produces MGKPEVIRTSGEILLPRRRPAQQRSRERFNRILAAARSVLVDVGFESFTFDEVARRAEVPIGTIYQFFANKYVMICELDRQDTAASLSEIQKFSEQVPALQWPDFLDEFIDHLADMWRADPSRRSVWHAIQSTPATRATAAATEKPMLEIVGEALRPLAPQTSEEGRAEISRMLVHTVSSLLNYAVYDRTSTDEMFHARVTEIKRMLVAYLFAVATG; this is translated from the coding sequence ATGGGTAAACCCGAAGTAATCAGGACCAGCGGGGAAATACTTCTCCCCCGCCGCAGGCCTGCACAGCAACGTAGCCGCGAAAGATTCAACAGGATCCTCGCCGCTGCTCGTTCTGTGCTTGTCGACGTAGGCTTTGAGTCCTTTACCTTCGATGAAGTCGCCCGCCGTGCCGAGGTGCCCATCGGAACCATTTATCAATTCTTTGCCAATAAATATGTGATGATCTGCGAACTTGATCGCCAAGATACTGCGGCATCCTTATCTGAGATACAAAAATTCTCCGAGCAAGTTCCGGCGCTTCAGTGGCCGGACTTTCTCGACGAGTTCATTGATCATCTGGCCGATATGTGGCGCGCTGATCCTTCCCGTAGGAGCGTCTGGCATGCAATCCAGTCCACCCCCGCGACGAGAGCAACGGCGGCGGCAACAGAAAAGCCCATGCTAGAAATCGTGGGAGAAGCGCTACGTCCACTCGCTCCGCAAACATCTGAAGAGGGGCGGGCAGAAATCTCTCGTATGCTGGTGCATACGGTCTCATCTCTCTTAAATTACGCGGTGTACGACCGCACCTCCACAGACGAAATGTTCCACGCACGGGTCACAGAGATCAAGAGAATGCTTGTGGCATATCTCTTCGCTGTGGCTACCGGTTAG
- the bcp gene encoding thioredoxin-dependent thiol peroxidase: MTEQARLSLGDMAPDFDLPNDKGGTTALRDFRGSRVLVYFYPRANTPGCTKEACDFRDSLSQLESLGINVVGISPDKVSKLSDFRNDHELNFPLLSDESKEVMKAYGAFGEKKNYGKVVQGVIRSTFLVEPDGTLGLALYNVRATGHVARVLRDLLASE; the protein is encoded by the coding sequence ATGACTGAACAAGCGCGACTTTCTCTCGGCGATATGGCCCCCGACTTTGATCTTCCTAATGACAAAGGCGGCACAACAGCCCTTAGGGATTTCCGCGGGTCGCGAGTGCTGGTCTATTTTTATCCCCGCGCTAATACCCCTGGGTGCACTAAGGAGGCGTGTGATTTCCGGGATAGCCTTAGCCAGCTCGAAAGCCTAGGGATTAATGTTGTAGGTATCTCCCCCGATAAGGTGAGCAAGCTTAGTGACTTCCGCAACGATCATGAGCTTAATTTCCCTTTGCTTTCCGACGAATCAAAGGAAGTGATGAAAGCCTACGGCGCCTTTGGAGAGAAAAAGAACTACGGCAAAGTGGTTCAAGGGGTTATTCGTTCAACGTTTCTTGTAGAACCAGACGGAACGCTTGGCTTAGCTTTATACAACGTCCGTGCCACGGGACATGTTGCACGAGTCCTCCGCGATCTGCTCGCAAGCGAATAA
- a CDS encoding DUF3618 domain-containing protein → MARDINDIQRDIERTRRQLASTLDEIVDRSKPQNFVDDAKKQATTKLQDPQIQKIFVGIGVAVAGLVVLGIARGRKKNKELKEIQRLLAQR, encoded by the coding sequence GTGGCACGCGATATTAATGACATTCAGCGCGACATTGAGCGCACCCGTCGTCAGCTCGCAAGCACCCTCGACGAGATTGTGGATCGTTCTAAGCCACAGAACTTTGTCGACGATGCTAAGAAGCAAGCAACCACCAAGCTCCAGGACCCCCAGATCCAGAAGATTTTTGTGGGTATCGGAGTAGCTGTGGCTGGCCTAGTGGTCCTCGGTATTGCGCGTGGACGTAAGAAAAACAAAGAACTCAAAGAAATCCAGCGTCTTCTCGCGCAGCGTTAG
- a CDS encoding antibiotic biosynthesis monooxygenase family protein, which produces MSIIKINALSVPEGRGEEIEKRFAARKHAVDSAPGFEGFQLLRPTAGEDRYFVVTQWADEESYAQWRDGEAQSLHRHGRGENHETDSAPHSGATAPVAHKSELLEFDVVLDSTK; this is translated from the coding sequence ATGAGCATTATTAAAATTAACGCATTGTCCGTTCCTGAAGGTCGCGGTGAGGAAATAGAGAAACGATTCGCAGCACGTAAGCATGCGGTAGATTCCGCGCCGGGCTTTGAAGGTTTCCAATTACTACGCCCCACAGCTGGTGAGGATCGCTATTTTGTAGTGACCCAGTGGGCTGATGAAGAATCATATGCGCAATGGCGCGATGGGGAAGCACAGAGCCTACACAGGCATGGACGAGGCGAGAATCATGAGACTGATTCGGCTCCTCACTCGGGTGCTACAGCACCCGTGGCACACAAATCTGAGCTTTTAGAATTCGACGTGGTGCTGGACTCTACAAAGTAG
- a CDS encoding isochorismatase family protein codes for MRALIIVDVQNDFCPGGALETVKGAIQAQSIAEYTASHRGKYDCIAATKDWHIDPGDHFSQTPDFIDSWPVHCIANTEGADFHPLLSNMHFDEVFYKGHYSAAYSGFEGSTASGELLGEWLKNRGIREIDIAGIATDYCVQATALDGLREGFRVTVLSHLCAAVNEDNTHTVLHQLKEHGCVLV; via the coding sequence ATGCGAGCCCTCATCATTGTTGACGTCCAAAATGACTTTTGTCCGGGAGGGGCGTTAGAAACGGTCAAGGGCGCAATCCAAGCACAATCCATTGCAGAATACACGGCGTCTCATAGGGGAAAATACGACTGCATCGCAGCCACCAAAGATTGGCACATTGACCCCGGCGATCATTTTTCTCAGACACCAGACTTTATTGACTCCTGGCCTGTACATTGCATAGCCAACACGGAAGGCGCCGATTTTCACCCATTGCTCTCAAACATGCACTTTGATGAGGTTTTTTATAAGGGGCACTATAGTGCGGCTTACTCGGGGTTCGAGGGGTCCACAGCATCTGGAGAGTTATTAGGTGAATGGTTAAAGAATCGCGGGATACGCGAGATTGATATCGCGGGAATCGCTACGGATTATTGCGTTCAGGCTACGGCTCTTGACGGTTTAAGAGAAGGCTTCCGTGTGACGGTGCTCTCGCACCTTTGCGCCGCAGTCAACGAGGACAACACCCACACAGTTTTGCATCAGCTTAAAGAGCATGGATGTGTCCTTGTTTAG
- a CDS encoding NADP-dependent oxidoreductase — protein sequence MTTTTQWVLASRPQGMPTLENFRKETVELPELQAGQVLVRNEVATVDPYMRGRMNDTQSYVPPFQIDQPLSGGAVGVVVESKSEKIQVGQSVRHFQGWQTMAIVDDAEALVVDTHAVPAHAYLGILGLTGLTAYIGLKRIAEIKEGDTVFISGAAGAVGSAAGQIAKHLGASFVVGSAGTDAKVERLKELGFDAAFNYCDGNISAALAKAAPNGIDVYFDNVGGDHLEAAIEHLNVFGRAALCGAISQYNSEEETFGPRNMQLIIGKSLTLRGFVVPKYMDMLEEFQRVIPPLVATKQIKFDVTIRHGVGSLPSAFLELFQGGNTGKMIVEF from the coding sequence ATGACCACTACCACCCAATGGGTTCTCGCGTCTCGACCTCAAGGTATGCCTACATTGGAGAACTTCCGCAAGGAGACCGTCGAGCTTCCAGAGCTTCAAGCAGGCCAGGTGTTAGTCCGCAATGAGGTAGCAACAGTCGACCCGTATATGCGAGGCCGCATGAACGATACCCAATCGTATGTGCCACCATTCCAGATTGATCAGCCGCTGTCTGGTGGCGCCGTCGGTGTAGTCGTGGAATCAAAGTCTGAGAAGATTCAGGTTGGACAGAGTGTGCGTCACTTCCAAGGCTGGCAAACAATGGCCATAGTCGATGACGCCGAAGCTTTAGTGGTAGATACACACGCTGTTCCAGCTCATGCATACCTAGGCATACTAGGTTTGACTGGCTTGACCGCTTATATCGGATTGAAAAGAATCGCGGAGATAAAGGAGGGGGATACCGTCTTTATCTCTGGAGCGGCCGGTGCCGTCGGTTCAGCTGCAGGACAAATTGCAAAGCACCTCGGAGCTTCCTTTGTGGTGGGCTCTGCCGGCACGGATGCCAAGGTTGAGCGTTTGAAAGAGCTAGGTTTCGACGCCGCCTTTAATTATTGCGACGGCAATATTTCCGCAGCGCTCGCTAAAGCTGCCCCCAACGGCATCGATGTCTATTTTGATAATGTCGGCGGTGACCATCTGGAAGCAGCAATCGAGCACCTCAATGTGTTTGGCCGAGCAGCACTGTGTGGGGCGATCTCCCAATATAACTCCGAAGAAGAGACCTTTGGGCCGCGCAACATGCAACTAATCATTGGTAAATCCCTTACCTTGCGCGGCTTTGTGGTTCCCAAATACATGGATATGCTTGAGGAATTTCAACGAGTTATACCCCCGCTTGTAGCCACTAAGCAGATAAAGTTCGATGTCACTATCCGTCACGGCGTCGGATCACTCCCCTCTGCTTTCCTTGAGCTCTTTCAAGGCGGCAACACGGGCAAGATGATCGTGGAATTTTAA
- a CDS encoding L,D-transpeptidase, translating to MAKRVSKRSYIGVAATVLGFSLLMAGCTISTKGDGAGPGHGEQSSRQEEKKLAPIASVNNGETGVNPSIFVTVKSLGEGLKNVTMTNENGKEVQGKISADGRSWLTTEVLGFNRSYTIVAKDKNGESSTTEFQTVSPAAQAFGSLAPLNGSVVGVAQVIAMRFDAVVNDRKAVEDSIKVITEPAVEGAFFWISPYEVRWRPESFWAPGTKVTVDAKLYGKDLGKGVYGDNDNSATFTIGDRVEAVADDATKTMTVYHNGAAVRSMPISMGAHKWPTPNGIYTIGDKNPSLVMDSESYGLSHKEGGYRVDVKFATQMSYSGIYVHAAPWSVSAQGNSNTSHGCINVNTENAQWFQNFVKRGDIVTVRNTVGGYLSGYDGLGDWNIDWPTWKAGNSNI from the coding sequence GTGGCCAAAAGGGTATCCAAGCGATCCTATATCGGGGTAGCGGCGACGGTATTGGGGTTTTCGTTGTTGATGGCTGGGTGCACGATATCTACTAAGGGGGATGGGGCAGGACCGGGGCACGGTGAGCAGTCTTCGCGGCAGGAAGAAAAGAAGCTTGCGCCTATAGCCAGCGTGAATAATGGGGAAACAGGGGTGAACCCTTCCATATTTGTCACGGTTAAATCGTTGGGCGAAGGCCTGAAAAACGTGACCATGACTAATGAGAACGGCAAAGAGGTCCAGGGTAAGATTTCTGCCGACGGACGTTCATGGCTTACCACTGAGGTTTTGGGCTTTAATCGTTCCTACACCATTGTGGCCAAAGACAAGAACGGGGAATCTTCCACTACGGAGTTTCAAACGGTTTCGCCCGCGGCGCAGGCATTTGGTTCCTTAGCTCCCCTTAATGGATCGGTCGTGGGGGTCGCGCAGGTCATCGCGATGCGTTTTGATGCAGTTGTGAATGATCGAAAAGCCGTGGAGGATTCGATCAAAGTGATCACTGAGCCTGCTGTTGAAGGAGCATTCTTCTGGATTAGCCCCTACGAGGTCCGATGGCGGCCGGAGAGCTTCTGGGCCCCAGGTACTAAGGTCACTGTAGACGCCAAGCTTTATGGCAAGGACCTGGGCAAGGGCGTTTACGGAGATAACGACAATTCTGCGACTTTTACCATAGGCGACAGGGTTGAGGCGGTAGCCGATGATGCGACAAAGACCATGACCGTTTATCACAACGGTGCGGCTGTGCGCTCGATGCCTATATCGATGGGCGCACATAAGTGGCCGACCCCGAATGGGATTTACACCATTGGGGATAAGAATCCCTCTTTGGTGATGGACTCAGAATCCTATGGGCTTTCTCATAAAGAAGGCGGTTACCGTGTGGACGTGAAATTTGCCACGCAGATGTCCTATTCCGGTATTTACGTGCACGCGGCGCCGTGGTCTGTCTCTGCTCAGGGTAATTCCAATACGTCGCATGGTTGCATCAACGTGAACACGGAAAACGCGCAATGGTTCCAGAACTTTGTTAAGCGAGGGGACATCGTCACCGTGCGCAACACAGTCGGGGGTTACCTCAGCGGCTATGACGGGCTGGGGGATTGGAATATCGACTGGCCAACATGGAAAGCCGGAAACTCGAATATCTAA
- a CDS encoding dihydrodipicolinate synthase family protein: MLNARIHIAVPTAFHHDESLNIESTLAHADWLISQGITSILFGGSTGEQHSMDASEKHALYDAVNQHSWAPEIEILVGVAAIRQRHAVDLAAYVASLSRIDGILLGFPPYVRPTQEQARRYAAAVIDAVRKPTIIYNHPERTGFDASASTLAQLCMLAHVIGIKDPGGTRKIDEVAQELTPFKTRYYAGGEVNINSRVTTGFTYLSSIAGNMAPKETVEWFEALRRGLEPPHDDLLSELVSKIKGEAPIQTLKDYITDHEGIDMGVCRAPLGGVD; this comes from the coding sequence ATGCTTAACGCTCGGATCCATATTGCCGTGCCCACGGCCTTCCATCACGATGAGTCCCTCAACATCGAGTCCACTTTGGCCCACGCAGATTGGCTTATCAGCCAAGGTATTACATCAATCCTCTTCGGAGGTTCCACTGGCGAGCAGCACAGCATGGATGCTTCTGAAAAACATGCCTTATACGATGCGGTGAACCAGCATTCTTGGGCCCCTGAGATTGAGATACTTGTTGGCGTTGCTGCCATCCGTCAGCGTCACGCTGTAGACCTGGCCGCCTACGTAGCGTCGCTAAGCCGGATTGATGGCATTTTATTGGGATTCCCGCCCTATGTGCGGCCCACCCAAGAACAGGCGCGCCGCTATGCAGCAGCCGTAATCGACGCCGTCCGTAAGCCCACAATTATCTACAACCACCCAGAGCGCACCGGTTTCGACGCAAGCGCCTCCACGCTTGCCCAGCTATGCATGCTGGCACACGTTATCGGCATCAAGGATCCGGGAGGAACACGCAAAATCGATGAGGTAGCGCAAGAGCTCACGCCCTTTAAAACCCGTTATTACGCCGGCGGCGAAGTCAACATCAATTCCCGTGTAACAACCGGTTTTACCTATCTTTCCTCCATCGCGGGCAATATGGCACCAAAGGAGACCGTTGAATGGTTTGAGGCTTTAAGAAGAGGCCTTGAGCCCCCTCATGATGATCTGCTGTCCGAGTTGGTGTCCAAGATCAAAGGGGAAGCACCGATTCAGACGCTTAAGGATTACATCACCGACCACGAGGGCATTGATATGGGAGTGTGCCGGGCGCCGCTTGGCGGCGTGGATTAG
- the orn gene encoding oligoribonuclease, with product MTQDKSTLENMSDTPAKNDRLVWIDLEMTGLDTHRHVIVEVAALITDADLNILGEGVDLVVHATDAQLAEMDDYVTAMHENSGLTQEIRSSTVSIEEAEDAVLELIAKHCDPQHPAPLAGNSIATDRSFINAYMPRLDNALHYRMVDVSSVKELARRWAPRVYFNQPQKGMAHRALADIIESIRELAYYRRALFKEDLTTSECNDASTQATQSYQQFLQ from the coding sequence ATGACGCAAGATAAGAGTACCTTAGAAAACATGTCTGATACTCCTGCTAAAAATGATCGTCTCGTTTGGATAGACCTTGAGATGACAGGTCTTGATACGCATCGCCACGTGATCGTCGAAGTTGCCGCGCTCATCACAGATGCAGATCTGAATATTCTTGGCGAGGGAGTGGACCTTGTTGTGCATGCCACTGACGCTCAGCTTGCAGAAATGGATGACTACGTTACCGCAATGCACGAAAACTCCGGCCTGACGCAGGAGATTCGATCCTCTACCGTTTCCATCGAGGAAGCCGAGGACGCTGTCCTTGAGCTCATAGCCAAGCACTGCGACCCGCAACATCCAGCACCCCTGGCAGGCAATTCCATTGCGACCGACAGGAGCTTTATCAACGCCTATATGCCGAGACTGGACAACGCTCTGCATTATCGCATGGTCGATGTTTCCTCCGTGAAAGAGCTTGCCCGACGTTGGGCGCCACGCGTGTATTTCAACCAACCGCAAAAGGGCATGGCACACCGCGCACTAGCAGATATCATCGAGTCTATTCGGGAGCTTGCATACTACCGTCGAGCACTCTTTAAAGAGGATCTCACTACTTCCGAATGCAACGATGCTTCTACCCAAGCAACACAGTCCTACCAGCAGTTTTTGCAATAA
- the cmrA gene encoding mycolate reductase (Catalyzes the final step in mycolic acid biosynthesis.): protein MALPSPSIHARAVVTGASQGIGRAIAKDLARMGHNLVVVARRRDVLEQLAEELEHDHSVKVDVMACDLANPQERATLISELQGLEVNIIINSAGIASFGPFIDQDWSYEDKQFELNARAVFELTHAVLPGMIERGTGAICNVGSAAGNVPIPNNATYVFTKAGVNAFTEALHYELRGTGVACTLLAPGPVRDAVIDDAEKSIVDKVVPDFLWTTYESCSRETLAALAANSRRVVPGPLSKTMNAISAIAPTAVLSPLMGWFYKKLGS from the coding sequence GTGGCATTACCTTCCCCCTCTATTCATGCACGAGCCGTAGTTACTGGCGCCAGCCAAGGAATCGGACGTGCAATAGCCAAGGATCTCGCCCGCATGGGACACAACCTCGTCGTGGTGGCCCGCCGCCGCGATGTTCTGGAACAGCTAGCGGAAGAGCTGGAGCACGACCACAGCGTTAAAGTGGATGTTATGGCCTGCGACCTTGCCAACCCTCAGGAGCGAGCAACACTCATCAGCGAACTCCAGGGCCTAGAAGTTAACATCATTATCAACTCCGCTGGAATCGCAAGCTTTGGGCCTTTCATCGACCAGGATTGGTCGTATGAAGACAAGCAGTTTGAGCTCAACGCTCGGGCAGTCTTTGAGCTCACTCACGCAGTACTTCCCGGCATGATCGAGCGCGGCACTGGAGCTATCTGCAACGTTGGCTCGGCTGCCGGAAATGTTCCCATCCCTAACAACGCCACCTACGTGTTCACTAAAGCAGGGGTCAACGCCTTTACCGAGGCGCTCCACTACGAGCTCCGCGGCACGGGCGTAGCATGCACACTGCTAGCACCCGGCCCCGTACGCGATGCAGTCATCGACGACGCCGAAAAATCCATCGTGGATAAGGTCGTACCCGATTTCCTATGGACCACCTACGAGTCCTGCTCACGAGAAACTCTCGCAGCACTTGCCGCAAACTCACGCCGAGTGGTCCCGGGGCCTTTATCAAAAACTATGAATGCAATTTCCGCAATTGCCCCGACTGCAGTGCTTTCACCATTGATGGGCTGGTTCTATAAAAAACTAGGATCATAA
- a CDS encoding MDR family oxidoreductase: protein MTTQSRSIVVQSSDAGEITTHILPTAEEHIADGDVLIHVAYSSLNFKDGMALRGDRGVARTFPLVPGIDAVGTVLESDSERFQPGDKVIANGAGIGEFRHGGYTNRQRIHAISTVHLPANFSMHQAAAIGTAGYTAALSVNALIQHGILPDHGPILVTGATGGVGSIAILLLHKLGYNVVAATGRVEEYSEYLLGLGADSIVDRKELSEKGKPLQRAIYAGVVDCVGSHTLVNACAQTKWGGVVTACGLAQGADLPGTVLPFILRGISLVGINSVDAPLEHREKAWELLSQTLDTEALDAMTTTIGLDDVIDAGKALMNNQLHGRTVVEID, encoded by the coding sequence ATGACTACTCAATCGCGTTCTATCGTGGTCCAATCCTCCGACGCTGGAGAAATAACCACTCATATCCTTCCAACCGCCGAGGAACACATAGCTGATGGTGACGTGCTCATTCACGTTGCTTATTCCTCCCTCAATTTCAAAGACGGCATGGCACTTCGCGGAGATCGCGGCGTAGCCCGCACTTTCCCTTTAGTCCCCGGCATCGATGCCGTTGGGACAGTACTGGAATCTGATTCCGAACGGTTCCAACCAGGCGATAAAGTCATTGCCAATGGCGCAGGAATCGGGGAATTCCGACACGGTGGATACACCAATCGGCAACGTATTCATGCCATATCCACAGTGCATCTCCCCGCTAATTTTTCTATGCACCAAGCCGCGGCCATTGGAACAGCGGGATACACAGCAGCTCTCTCCGTGAACGCACTTATACAACACGGGATTCTCCCCGATCATGGCCCCATCTTGGTCACCGGAGCCACCGGTGGCGTGGGATCAATCGCCATCCTGTTATTACACAAACTTGGATATAACGTTGTCGCAGCGACTGGCCGAGTAGAGGAATACTCAGAGTATCTTCTAGGCTTGGGCGCAGATTCCATCGTGGATCGAAAAGAACTGAGCGAAAAGGGCAAGCCACTGCAGCGCGCCATATATGCGGGTGTTGTCGACTGCGTGGGATCCCACACCCTGGTCAACGCTTGCGCTCAAACCAAGTGGGGCGGAGTAGTTACGGCGTGCGGTTTGGCCCAAGGGGCGGATTTACCGGGCACGGTTCTTCCTTTTATTCTTCGTGGAATATCACTCGTTGGAATCAATTCCGTTGATGCACCTCTGGAGCATCGCGAAAAGGCTTGGGAATTACTATCCCAGACACTAGACACAGAAGCCCTGGATGCCATGACAACCACTATCGGGCTAGACGATGTCATTGATGCCGGTAAAGCCCTGATGAATAATCAGCTTCACGGCAGAACGGTAGTCGAGATCGACTAA
- a CDS encoding S8 family peptidase, producing the protein MKIHPSRTVFSRSGGVSVACAAITCVSLVAAAAPALSVEEPDDSLAVVQRQSAAPAGEAPATRFIVTFNRMTTLDQAKRMKILDKIVKEFSSDASFVRQMFDGSYVVELDPPVPAERIPSLRGALESKAEIAYADIDRVQYSASLAEPNDEHYKFQWHLFDQFGANVDKAWATGADGAETVIAVVDSGITRHADLNSKVLPGYDMISDPKISQDHDGRDNDPTDMGDWTYQGACGRNSRATNSSWHGTHVAGIAAAVTDNHEGVAGVAPNAKILPVRALGRCGGYTSDIADAIVWASGEEVPGVPRNDNPADVINLSLGGQSRCMPIYQNAIDRALSRGATIAVAAGNEDQSTENVQPASCSGVITVGATGPEGHRAVYSNFGRNVVIGAPGGNMHPAFGNHNPGGGILSTVNRGLRGAEASGYSYMEGTSMATPVVSGVIALMKATDPTISPEEIERILRDTARRYTAEPGAGQRKTAHGMGAGLIDAHAAVCAVAARSGRNCDDVRRSPKPSKTTEPVATEPVVEKTPEPISADPVPVELNPSDSLSPEEDLPILETEPAPVIPEEPLPIVRQPKERSGRERTGKEQSKQQQCTRFERLLPWKKCS; encoded by the coding sequence GTGAAAATTCATCCCTCAAGAACCGTATTCTCACGCAGCGGTGGCGTATCTGTAGCATGCGCTGCCATAACTTGTGTATCCCTCGTTGCTGCTGCCGCCCCTGCTTTGTCCGTTGAAGAGCCTGATGATTCCCTCGCTGTTGTCCAGCGCCAAAGTGCTGCTCCCGCTGGTGAGGCTCCCGCTACTCGATTCATCGTTACGTTTAACCGAATGACGACGTTAGACCAAGCTAAACGGATGAAAATTCTAGATAAGATTGTTAAAGAATTTTCCTCTGATGCGTCTTTTGTTCGCCAGATGTTCGATGGCTCCTACGTTGTGGAGCTAGACCCGCCTGTTCCCGCAGAAAGAATCCCTTCCCTGCGTGGCGCCCTCGAGTCTAAAGCGGAAATTGCGTATGCAGATATTGACCGCGTTCAGTATTCCGCTTCTCTTGCCGAGCCCAATGATGAACACTATAAGTTCCAATGGCACCTTTTTGACCAGTTTGGTGCCAACGTAGATAAGGCGTGGGCAACGGGCGCAGACGGTGCTGAGACAGTCATCGCTGTGGTCGACTCGGGGATTACACGCCATGCTGATCTTAATTCCAAGGTCCTTCCTGGCTATGACATGATCTCTGACCCCAAGATCTCCCAAGACCACGATGGTCGCGATAACGACCCAACTGATATGGGGGACTGGACTTATCAAGGCGCCTGTGGACGTAACTCTCGGGCCACAAATTCTTCCTGGCACGGCACTCACGTGGCAGGTATTGCAGCGGCAGTCACAGACAATCATGAGGGTGTTGCTGGTGTTGCTCCTAATGCAAAAATTCTCCCCGTTCGTGCCCTAGGGCGATGCGGCGGTTATACCTCCGACATCGCAGATGCGATCGTCTGGGCTTCCGGAGAAGAAGTCCCCGGGGTTCCGCGAAACGATAATCCCGCTGACGTAATCAATTTGTCACTTGGCGGGCAGTCTCGTTGTATGCCTATCTACCAAAATGCCATCGATCGTGCATTATCTCGCGGTGCAACAATCGCTGTGGCTGCCGGCAACGAGGATCAGTCGACCGAAAATGTCCAGCCGGCATCATGCAGCGGTGTGATTACTGTGGGTGCTACGGGCCCGGAAGGCCACCGGGCTGTCTACTCTAACTTTGGGCGCAACGTTGTTATCGGCGCGCCGGGAGGGAATATGCACCCGGCCTTTGGCAATCACAACCCGGGCGGTGGCATCCTTTCCACCGTTAACCGCGGTCTGCGTGGGGCTGAGGCTAGCGGATATTCCTATATGGAGGGCACCTCTATGGCTACGCCTGTGGTTTCCGGCGTTATTGCTTTGATGAAGGCCACCGATCCCACGATTAGCCCAGAAGAGATTGAGCGCATCCTCCGTGACACGGCACGTCGCTACACCGCAGAGCCCGGCGCGGGACAGCGAAAGACTGCCCACGGAATGGGAGCAGGGCTTATCGACGCCCACGCTGCGGTTTGTGCCGTTGCAGCCCGCAGTGGCCGCAACTGTGACGATGTACGTCGCAGCCCTAAGCCAAGCAAAACTACGGAGCCTGTGGCTACAGAGCCTGTTGTAGAAAAGACGCCTGAGCCTATTTCTGCTGACCCCGTGCCAGTTGAGTTGAATCCTAGTGATTCCCTCTCTCCGGAAGAAGACCTGCCTATTCTAGAAACAGAACCAGCACCTGTGATTCCAGAGGAACCACTGCCTATTGTGAGGCAACCAAAGGAGCGCTCTGGTCGAGAGCGCACAGGAAAAGAACAATCAAAGCAACAACAATGCACTCGTTTTGAGCGGCTTCTTCCGTGGAAGAAGTGCTCTTAA
- a CDS encoding YbdD/YjiX family protein, translating to METLSTALRWATAPLRYWGEVLGEKDYEKFVAHRRAHHPHESIPSEREYWRQRWAEQDANPGSRCC from the coding sequence ATGGAGACTCTTTCAACAGCGCTGCGCTGGGCAACAGCCCCGCTACGTTACTGGGGCGAGGTACTCGGAGAAAAAGACTACGAAAAATTCGTAGCCCACCGACGAGCCCACCATCCCCATGAATCGATTCCCAGCGAACGAGAATATTGGCGTCAACGTTGGGCAGAGCAAGATGCCAATCCAGGCTCCCGCTGCTGTTAG